The DNA segment CCTACGACCAGGTCGTCAAGCAGCTGCGCGCGGAAGGCCCGCTGACGGCCACGCAGTTGGGCGGTGCGAAGAGGACCAGCGAATGGTGGGACTGGTCCGGCACCAAGGTCGCCGTGGAACGCGCGCTGATGTACGGGGAGGTGGTGTGCGTCGAGCGCCGCGGCTGGAAGCGGGTGTACGACCTGGCCGAGCGCGCCATCCCCGAGCCTCTGCTGCACGACGAACTGGACGACACCGAGTGCCTGCGCCGCCTGGTCCGGCTGGCCGGAGAGGCCCTGGGGGTGGGCACGCGCGCGGACATCGCCGACTACCACCGCCTCAAGGGCGAGCAGGTGGACGCGGTGATCGCCGACTCGGGTCTGGTGCCCGTCGAGGTCGAGGGCTGGTCCAAGCCGGCCTGGGCGGACCCGGTCGCCCTCGCGACCCCGCCGCGCGGCCGGCACCGCACCACGCTGCTCTCCCCGTTCGACTCGCTGATCTGGGACCGGGCCCGCACGGAACGGATCTTCGGCTTCACCCACCGCCTCGAGGCCTATGTCCCCAAGCCGAAGCGGGTGTACGGCTATTTCGCGATGCCGGTGCTGGCGGGCGGCCACCTGGTCGGCCGCGTCGACCCGGCCCGCGAGGGCCACACCCTGGTCGCCAAGCAGGTCACCCTGGACGGCGCGAAGGCCGTCCCGGCGGTCGCCCAGGCGCTGGTCGAGGCGGCGGCCTGGGTGAACTGCACGGACGTCCGCGTGGAACGCGTGGACGCTCCCGAACTCCGCGAACCCCTCGTCCTGGAGCTCACCCGCGCCGTCGCCCAGGACCTGGGCCGGGCGTCGACCTGATCAGGGCAGCACCCTGATCCGGGCGTCGCCCTGGTCCGGGCGTCAGCGGATTTCGAGGATCTTCTCCCGCATCGCGTAGACCACCGCTTCCATCCTGGAGTGCAGCTGAAGCTTCTCCAGGATGTTGCGGACGTGGTTCTTCACGGTGTTCTCGGAGATGAACAACTCCTTGGCGATGTCCCGGTTGTTCATCCCCGTGGCGACGAGCTTGAGGACCTCCAGTTCACGGTCGGTCAGCCGCGGCGCGGGCACCAGCCGACGCTCGTCGGTGCGCTGGATCATCGACTTGAACTCGGTGAGGAGCTTGGAGGCCATGGACGGGCTGATCTGCGACTGGCCGTCGGCCACCGCGCGGATGGCGGTGGCCACCTCGTCGGTGGAGATCTCCTTCAGCAGATAGCCGGTCGCGCCCGCCTTGATCGCCTCGTAGAGGTCGGCCTCCTCGTCGCTGATCGTCAGCATGATGATCTTCGCGCTGGGGGCGACCTCCTTGATGGAGGTGCAGGCCTCGATACCGCCGCGCTTGGGCATCCGCACATCCATCAGCACGATGTCGGGCAGCAGATCGGCGGCCTTGTCGACCGCCTCGGCGCCGTCGCCCGCCTCGCCGACGACCTGGATGTCCTCCTCGGCCGCGAGCACGATCTCCAGGCCGCGCCGGAAGAGGGCGTGGTCGTCCACGACCAGGACTCTGATCGGCTCGTCGCGTGACGACTCCGCCTCCGCGCCCGTGCCGTTGACACCGTCGTCGGCGTTCGCGTCACGCATCGGTCCGAAGGTGTCCGCCATCGTTCCTCCCCCTGAAGGCTGTGGCCTGTGGTCCTGTGCCATCGCCAACCCAAGGCAGCGGCCTACCGGTTGGGCCGGTCCGGTCATGATTTCATGCCCGGACGGCACCGCGACGACCTGCGGGGCGCGAAGTGGTCGCACATCGGTGCCCCTGGGGGCGCGCACGCGCTCCAGGGGCACCGGCTCCGCTTCGGCCGGGCAGCTCAGCCGCCCAGCATCCCGCCTGCCGCGGGCTGCCGTACCTCAGCGACCATCGGGTCGGTGCTGAGGTGGATGACGCCGTAGTCGTAGGCGTGCCGCCGGTAGACGACGCTCGGTTCCTTGGTCTCGGCATCAACGAACAGGTAGAAGTCGTGGCCGACCAGTTCCATCTCGTAGAGGGCCTGGTCAAGGCTCATGGCGGATGCGACGTGGGTCTTCTCGCGGACGATCAGCGGGCCCTCCCCCTGGACCTCCAGCGAGCCGATCTTCTTGGTCGGCACACCGTCCGGCTCCGTCTCCTGGACGGGAACGCCGTTGGGCCTGAGCGTCGCCACGCCGGGGACGACGTCGGGGACCTCTGCCGCCGGGATCCGCCGTGAGCCACGGCGCACGACGCGCTTGTCGTGCTGCTTGCGCAGCCGGGCGTCCAGCTTCTCCGCGGCCATGTCGAGTGCCGCGTACGGGTCGCCGGCCGCCGCCTCCGCCCGGATCACCGGACCGCGGGAGCGGAGCGTGATCTCCACCCGGTCGCAGCGGCCGGCCTGTCGGGGGTTGGGCTCCTTGGACACCTCGACGTCGAGGCTGATCACCTTGCCATCGAGCTTCTGGATCTTCTCCAGGTTCAGCTTCTCGGCCACGTGCTTGCGGAACCGCTCGGGCACCTCGGTCTTGCGGCCCTTGACGACGATGTCCACGCAGAACTCCGTTCCCGGATAGCCCCGCTCCATCGGCGGAGCATCTCCCTTTCGCACCAGGCCCCGGGGAGACCCGGAACCTCGGACTCGGCGACTTCCACCTCCTCCTCCCCCATGGGCAAGATCCCACCGCGCCGACGGGGTGATTGCGGAAAACCCGCAGCGCAGCATTCGGGTATGGGAGGTGTGGCCTGGGCCTTTCCTCACAACCGAACATATCTCGCCCGGACGGATGTCGTCACCCTCTACTCTCGCGTACCTCCGTTCAGGTGAATTAACGCCCTCGCTACCTGCAACGATGCAAGTTCGCCCTCAGTTCCTGTTTATTTCGAAGGAATCCCGTGGGGCGGCGATCACAGCCGCATGGAGCGCCTCTCCGGCGACTTGCGGCACCGCCTTTCCCGGTGCACCATGCACCCACTTCCTCCTTTCCGATCGTGGCCCTGTCCACTGTTCCCCCCTACCTTCCCGAGTTACGGCTTCATACACGGCGGTTCTTCTCCGATCTCTCTCCGCGTACCGCGAACCGGCCGCGTCCCGCAGGGCCCGCGCCGCCTCCGAGAGACTGGCGCCCGTGGTGATCAGGTCGTCCACGAGCACGATCCGGCCCCGGTCGAGCAGCCGCGCCCCGCCCGCCACCACCTCCAGCGCGCCGGCGAGGTTCTCCAGCCGCTGCCGCGCCCCGAGACCGGCCTGGTCGGCCACGGCCCGCCGCTGCCGCAGCACCGCGACCACCCGGGCCGGCGTCCCCGCACGCCGCAACCGTCCGGCCGCCGCGAGCGCCATCCGCCGTACCGGGTCGTGCCCGCGCGCCCGCACGGCCCACCGCGCGGAGGGCACGGGGACGAGCAGCACAGGCCCTGTCCCGGTCCCGAGCGCCTCGGCCACCGCTTCCCGGCGGCCTCGGTCCTCTGCCGCGAGCCCCGCCCGCACAGCCCCCGCCAGGGCCGTGCCCAGGGCTCCGGTGAGCGCCAGCGCGCCACGCTCCTTGTGCGCGAGGAGGACCGCCCGTACCTCCTTCGCGTACGGCGCCGCCGCGTGCACCACCGGCAGCCCGGACGGCTCCGGCACCGGTCGCACCCGGCGTGGCACGGCACCGCTCAGAGCTGCCCGGCAGCGCGTGCAGAGCACCGTACGACCGGCCCCGCAGCCTCCGCACTCGGCCGGCAGCACCAGGTCGGTGAGGTCCTGCCACCACCCCCGCATGGACACCACTGTGCCCCGCTCCGGGACGACCGGCCACCCCTGTGGACAGCGGCCTGTGGAAGACCGGGGAGAACGCCGTACGGCCGCCACTCACACGAGTGACGGCCGTACGGAATCGCTGTCCTGAGACGGGAATCGCTGTCCTGAGACGCTACTCAGCCCGGATAGACCGGTGCAGTGCCGTCCTTGTCCACCTTCTGCCACTGCGCGCCCGAAGGCAGTTGCACGATCCCGTCGTCGTCCGAGTAGGCCACGAGCGGTACCCGTTCGTCCTCGGAGGCGGCGATCGCCTTCACGCCCGAGAGGGCGGCGGGCGCCAGTCCGTCGAGCGTGGAGCCGTCGACCTGGACGTACCGCATCTGGTGCACACCCCCCTGCTCCCGGCCGACCACGACCAGCCTGCTGTCGCCGGCCCAGGACATCGCGTTGACCAGCTCCATGTCGGGCGCGGCCGGACGCGGACGGACCACCGCGGGCGCGTCACCCGTCCTGTCGTCACGCTCGATACGGCCGATGAGCAGCGACTGCTTGCCGTCCTTCTCCACGACCAGCGCGACCCGCACCCCGTCGGCGGCCACCCGCACGTCCCGGATGCGTCCGGGCAGGTCGGGAAGGGTGACCTCCACCGGCTTGCCGGCGCCCTGCTCCACGACGTACAGCCGTTGATGGCGGGGGTCGCGGTCGGCCACCCACAGGTCGCCACGGGCGTCCCAGCTCGGCTTGGTCAGCCTGTCCTCGGCCGGGTTCAGACCCTGGCTGGTGACGACGGGATCCCCGAACCCGGCCCCCGCGTCCAGCGAGGTCACGTACATCGACTTGCCGTCGAGAGCGACGCCGGCCACCGTGCGCTCGTCGCGGGAGACGGCCACCGACTGCAGCTGCCGGGTCCCCTCACCGAGCGCGCCCGGCACCGCGGCGCTGCCGGTCGCGGCGGATCCGGTCGACCGCCGGACCAGCCGGTGCTTGCCGTCGAGGAAGTACAGGTAGTCGGGACTCTCCGCGGAGGCGCGCCAGGCGACGGACTCGGCGCGCGCCTCCGTCTGCTCGCACAGCCGGCGACCGCCGGGCCCCCGCAGCGCGACCGACTCCAGCGTCGGCGTCAGGTTCCGCAGCGTGAACATCAGCTGGGTGGCCATCTCCTCGCATCTGGCCGGCGCGACCCGGGAGGCCTTGCCGTTCAACGGCACCGTGAGCCGGTTCTCGTCGTCCGGGGTCAGCCCCGACACGCCGTGCTGCAGCGCCGTACCGGTCGGGAAGCTGGACCTGACGACCGGCTCCAGCCAACTGGTGGGCCCCTTCAGCAGCGAGCGCACCATCTGGGTCAGGGGGTCGACCTTGCTGCGCACGAACACCGGGTCGGCGACCGCCACCGACTGCCCGGTCGCGCCGACCCGGGTGTGGGTGGAGAAGTAGTACTTGTCGACGGACGTGTAGTTGCGCTGGAAGTCGGACTTGCCCATGACGACGCCCTCGGGCGGCGCGTCGATGCGCCACTGCCTGCTCTTCGCGTCCTTCGTGAGGTGCACCTTGAAGCGGTAGGAGCCGCTGTCGGGCTCGTACGCCTGCCGCTCGTCCACCGCGGCCACCCGGTTGCCCGCCAGGACGTAGGTGCGGCTGTCGCCCAGTTCCCGGCCGTCCTGCGCGAGATCGGGGGGGCTGCTCGGCCCGTCGGCGAGGACGGTGGTGGAGTCCTCGGGATGCCAGGCGCGCGCGGCATCGGGGGTGAGGTACTTGCGGGCGGTGTCGTACTGCGGATCGTCGCTGGTCAGCGCTTCGAGGAAGCCCTGCAGGATCTCGTCGGAGGAGGCGTCCTCGGCCGGGGGCATGGCGAACACCCGCACCCCGGTGTCCTGCCGTGGCGTGGACTCGACGTTGCGCAGGTCCCCGCTGTCCGGCATCGAGGCGCACCCGGCCAGCAGGACGGCCCCACAGGCGGCGAGCGCCACCGCGCGACCCGGTCTGTGCCGGGCGCCCCCTTCGCGGTCAGCGCCCACGAAATGCCTCCCCTGGCTCGGTCGAGTTCTCCTGGCCGGCCGGTTCCGGACGGCCCGCGTGCGGGTCGGACACCGGGCCCGCCGGCTTGTCGTCGGCGCGGCGGCCGCCACCGGCGGGCCGGGGCACCACGCGCGCGCCGCCGGTGCCGGGCAGGGCTGCCGGGTCCGCGGTGGGGGTGACGGCGTCCCTGCGCGGCGGCAGCACCGGCACGTTCCCGCCTCCCGGCTGCATCGGAACGGTCGCCCGCTTCTCCTCGCCCCCGCGGGGCAGGCCCGCGTCGCCGAGTCCGCGGTTGCGTCGCGAGTCCTTGGGCTCCAGCGGTATCGGTGAGCCGCGCAGCGGCTCGTCCGCGGTCCGCGGCAGCGTCAGCCGGAACTGCGAGCCGCCGCCCGGCTCACCCCAGGCCTGCAGCCAGCCGCCGTGCAGCCGGGCGTCCTCCAGGGCGATCGACAGACCGAGCCCCGTCCCGCCGGTGGTACGCGCGCGTGCCGGGTCGGCCCGCCAGAAGCGGCTGAAGACACGGCCGGCCTCGCCGGGCTTGAGCCCGACGCCGTAGTCGCGCACGGCGATGGCCACCGCGCCCCCGGCGGCGGCGAGTTTGACGACGACGTCCTTGCCGTCGCCGTGCTCCACGGCGTTGACGACGAGGTTGCGCAGGACGCGCTCCACGCGCCGGGCGTCGGCCTCGGCGACGACGGGCTGCTGGTCGCCGATGACACGTATGTGGCTGCCCTTGCGCTCGGCGAGCGGCTCGGCACCGCCGACCACGCGCCGCACGACCTCCCGGAGGTCGATCGGTTCGGCCTCCAGTGCCGCCGCGCCCGCGTCGAAGCGGCTGATCTCCAGCAGGTCCGCGAGCAGCGACTCGAACCGGTCCAGCTGGTCGGCGAGCAGCTCGGCGGAGCGCGCGGTCACCGGATCGAAGTCCTCACGGGCCTCGTGGATGACGTCGGCGGCCATCCGGACGGTCGTCAGCGGGGTGCGCAGCTCGTGCGAGACGTCGGAGACGAACCGCCGCTGCATCCGCGACAGGTCCTCCAGCTGCTGGATCTTCATCTGGAGGTTCTGCGCCATCTTGTTGAAGGCCTCGCCCAGGCGCGCGATGTCGTCCTCGCCGGTGACCTTCATCCGCTCCTGCAGCCGGCCCGCGGACAGCCGCTCGGCGATCCCGGCCGCCATCCGCACCGGCGTGACGACCTGCCGCACCACCAGCCAGGCGATGGCCCCGAGCAGGACGACGACGAAGAGGCCGGCGGTCGCGAGCGTGCCCTTGACCAGGCTGAGCGACTTCTCCTCCTGCGTGAGCGGGAAGAGGTAGTACAGCTCGTAGGGGTGGCCGTTGGGGTCGTTGAGCTGCTTGCCGATGACCAGCGCGGGCTGGGATTCCTTGTCGTTGTTGTAGGCGATCCGGCTGTAGCTCTGCGCGGCGGTCGTACTGTTGTTGACCCGGTCGCGCAGGCCGCCGGGCACGCTGTCGGTCGGGCTGACGTACCCGGAACCGCGCGGGCTGCGCCCGCCGCCGGTGTCGTTGCCGACGGGCAGCGTCACCACGTCGAAGGCGCCCGCGCCACCGCTGGAGAGCGAGTCCACGAGGTCGCTCATCCACTGGATGACGTTCTGCGACTGCTGTCCGTCGGTGGCGGTGCCGTCGCCCGTGGCGGTGCCGGCAGCGGTGCCGTCGCCCGTGGTGGCCTCGTCGGCCTTCTGCCTGGCCACCGCGAACCCGCCGGTGGCCTGGCTCTGCGACGCCCTCACCTTCGCGTCCAGCAGGCCGTTGCGCACCTGCCCGATCACGACGAAGCCCAGCAGCAGCACGACGCCCAGCGACATCAGCAGGGTCGTGGCCACGACCCTGAGCTGGATGTTGCGCCGCCACAGCCGCATGAGGGGCAGCAGCGGGCGACGCACCCAGCGCATGAGCAGGCGGACGACCGGGCTGCCCTGGACCCCGCCCTGCAGCAGGCCACCCGCGAAGAGGCGTCCCCAGCGCGAACCTGCCGCCTCACGGCCGACAGGCCGCCCCGGAAGGTCCCCGGAGCGGCCGGGAGCCGAAGCGGCGCTGTCCTCGGACATGTCAGCTCGGTCCGGCCTTGTAACCGACACCACGGACGGTCACCACGATCTCCGGACGCTCCGGGTCCTTCTCGACCTTGGAGCGCAGCCGCTGGACGTGCACGTTCACCAGGCGAGTGTCGGCGGCGTGACGGTAGCCCCACACCTGCTCGAGGAGCACCTCGCGCGTGAACACCTGCCACGGCTTGCGGGCGAGCGCGACCAGCAGGTCGAACTCCAGCGGGGTCAGCGCGATCGACTGCCCGTCCCGCTTCACCGAGTGCCCGGCGACGTCGATCACCAGGTCGCCGATGGTGAGCTGCTCCGGTGCCGGCTCCTCGGACCTCCTGAGCCGGGCCCGGATCCGCGCCACCAGCTCCTTGGGCTTGAACGGCTTCACGATGTAGTCGTCGGCGCCCGACTCCAGGCCCACGACCACGTCGACGGTGTCGCTCTTGGCCGTGAGCATCACGATCGGCACCCCGGACTCCGCCCTGATCAGGCGGCACACCTCGATCCCGTCCCGGCCGGGCAGCATCAGATCGAGCAGCACCAGGTCGGGCTTGCTCTCACGGAAAGCGGCCAGCGCCTTGTCCCCGTCGGCTACGAAAGACGGCTCAAAACCTTCACCACGCAGCACAATGCCGAGCATCTCGGCCAGTGCGGTGTCGTCGTCGACGACAAGGACTCGTCCCTTCATAAACGACATCATCCCATTCTCATAACGGCGCCAGAGCTGCTGGTGAGCGAGGTCACTGGCCTGTGACGATAGTCGTACGGCGCCGTCACTGTCTGCCCGCGTCCCCCCGGCACCGCCGGACGCCGCCGGACGCCGACGAACACCGACGTCCGACGGGCCGATGTCGCCGCCGGACGCCACGGCCCCTTCGTCCACGGATCACCGTGGAATCAGGGGCCGCCGCCGTCGGTCGGCGCGACATCATCCCATCAGCCCAACGCCTCCCGGCCCGACTTGTCACACAGCTCCGCGAGCGCCTCCACCGTCACAGGGGAGACGACCCCCTCCTCCGTGACGATCGCCGTCACCAGCTCGGGCGGCGTCACGTCGAACGCCGGGTTGTACGCCTGGGTCCCCAGCGGTGCCACCGGGATCCCGCCGCCCGCCCCCGTCACCGGCGCCTGCGGCACCATGACCTCGGTCACCTCGTAGCCGGGGCGCTGCTCGACCTCGATGGACGCGCCGTCCGGCGTCCGCGGGTCCACCGTCGTCACCGGAGCCACCACGATGAACGGCACATGGTGGTACCGCGCGAGCACCGCGAGCGGATAGCTCCCCACCTTGTTCGCCACCGAGCCGTCGGCGGCGATCCGGTCCGCGCCGATGAGCACCGCGTCCACCTCGCCCGCCGCGAACAGCGAACCGGCCGCGTTGTCGGTGAGCAAGGTGTACGTCATACCGCTGCGGGCCGCCTCGTACGCCGTCAGGCGAGCGCCCTGCAGCAGCGGACGCGTCTCGTCCACCCACAGCCGTCGCAGCTGCCCGGCCCGGTGCGCGGCGAGAGCCACCGCGAACGCGGTCCCCTCCCCGCCGGACACCAGCGATCCGCTGTTGCAGTGGGTCAGGATCCGGTGCGCCCCGCCCGGCAGCAGCTCGCCCAGGAGCGCCAGCCCGTGCGCGGCCATCCGCGCGCTGGCCTCGGCGTCCTCCTGGTGCAGCGTGCGTGCCGCGGCCAGCGCGGCCGCGGCCGCCGCCGTGGTGTCGCCGCTCCTGGCGAGGGCGTCGCGGTAGGCGGCCTCGGCCCGGCGTACTCCGACGGAGAGGTTCACCGCGGTCGGCCGGGCGGCTTCGAGCGCCCGCGCGGCCTCGTCCACGTCGAAACCCCGCGCGGCGGCGAGCGCGACGCCGTACGCGCCGGCGATGCCCAGCACCGGCGCCCCGCGTACGGCGAGCGAGCGGATCGCCTCCACCAGCGCCGATGCGTCCGTACACACCAGCTCGACCTCTTCGGCCGGGAGCCTTGTCTGGTCGAGAAGGACCAGGACGGGACCTTCGGGTGGTTCCTCCCATCGCAGAACGGGTATCGCGGTCGGCTTCTTGTCGTCGCCCGTCGGCGGGTGCTGATCAGCCATGCGGTCAGTCTGCCCCGTACACGCCGGACAATTGATGGAGCACAGCGTTTACCGCGGTCGGTCACGCGGTGACCGGCCCATGGCACGATGGCTGCCAACCTGCCGCCGCGAACGCGGAAGGGCACCATGAAGGAGCTTCGATGACTGACACTCCGGGCTGGGCCTCGCCCGGATCCACCCCGTCGTCCGAGGGGCGGGAGCCCGCCGACCGTCCTGACCCCGTCGAGCCCGCCGAGCCCGCCGCACAGCCAGAGAAACAACCGCAGGAGCCGGGCTCGAAGTGGTCCGACGCGCAGCCGCCGGCCGGTCAGTGGTCCGCGCCCACGGCGGGCGCCGACTCCGGCCCGACCCCGCCGCCCGCCGGCCCGGGCTGGGGCGGAAAGGCGCCGGGTGGCCCCACCGCCGGTCCCGGTGGACACGGTGGCGGCTGGGGCGGCCCCGGCGGTCACGGCAACCCCGGTGGGTACGGGGCCTGGGGCGGCGGCTGGGGCGGTCCCCCGCCCGCGGCCAAGCCCGGCGTGATCCCGCTGCGTCCGCTCGGCGTCGGGGAGATCCTCGACGGCGCCGTCTCCACCATGCGCACCTACTGGCGTACGGTGCTCGGCATATCGCTGACGGTCGCGGCCATCACCCAGCTGTGCGTGCTCCTGCTGCGCGGCCTGGTCATGAACGAGGCCCTCGCGCCCGACAGCACGCTCAACGACCCGAGCGCCACCCCGGCCGATGTGTTCCGCGCCGCGGGGGAGGCCATGGTCAGCGGGCTCGTCGTCGTGCTGATCTCCGTGGTCGGCACCATCATCGCGACCGCCCTGCTCACGACCGTGACCAGCCGGGCCGTCCTCGGCAAGCCGGTCAGCGCCGGCGAGGCCTGGCGCGAGTCCCGCTCCCAGATCCCGAAGCTGTTCGGTCTGCTGCTCCTGCTCGGCCTCATCGGGGCGGGTGTCCTCCTCGTAGGCGCGGTGCCCGGCATCATCGCCCTCCTCCTCGGCGGCGGCGAAGCCGTGACCATCCCCCTGTTCGCCGTCGGCGTCCTGGGCGCCATCGCCGTCATGCTGTGGCTGTCGGTGCGCTTCTCCCTGGCCTCGCCGGCGCTGATGCTGGAACGGCAGGGCGTCGTGAAGTCGATGAGGCGCTCCGCCAAGCTGGTGCACGGCTCCTGGTGGCGTGTCCTCGGCATCCAGCTGCTCGCCGGACTCATCGCCAACATCGTTTCCTCGATCGTCGTGATCCCCTTCACGTTCATCGCGGTCGCGGTCAGCGGCGACGGCATGACCGACCTCTTCGGCACCGCGCCCCAGCACGTCAGCTGGGCATTCCTGATCATCAGCGGCATCGGCGCGGTGATCGGCACCATGGTCACGCTCCCGATCACCGCGGGCGTCACGGTGCTCCTCTACATCGACCAGCGCATCCGTCGCGAGGCCCTCGACCTCGAACTGGCCCGCGCCGCCGGTGTGCAGGACTACGGCACCGCCGCCGCCCCCGGCCCGCTCCCGGGGAGCTGATGCGGTGAGCCTGACGGGGGGAATGCTCACGGCGGTGCCGGCTCTGCCCGGCGCCGCCGCCTCGGCCGTACGACTCCTGTCGCGCGTGGCGCACGCGCCCCGGCCGGAACCGGACGGCTCCGGCCAGCCGCCGGTGACCATCCCACGCGAGGCCGCACGTGAGGCCGCGCGCCGCGAGCTGGCCAAGCGGATGTACCACGAGAACGACCCCAGCCTGCTCCAGCGGGCCCTGAACGCGTTCTGGCACTGGCTCGGCCGGGTACTCGGCACGGCCGCCTCGGCGACTCCGGGCGGCACGATCGGCCTCCTCGTCGTGATCCTCTTCGTCATCGCCGTCCTGGCCGCCCTGTGGTGGCGCCTGGGCACTCCGCACCGCCCGGCCACGTCCGCCGCGGCCCTGTTCGAGGACCGCCCGCGCACCGCCGCCGACCACCGCGCGGCTGCCGAGGCACACGCCGCGCAGGGCCACTGGAGCCAGGCGGTCCAAGAACGCATGCGGGCCATCGTCCGCTCCCTGGAGGAGCGGACCCTGCTCGACAACCGGCCCGGCCGCACCGCCGACGAGGCGGCCGCCGAAGCCGGCCGCTCCCTCCCCGTACACGCCGACCGGCTGCGCTCCGCCGCCCGGGAGTTCGACGACGTCACATACGGCGGCCGCGGTGCGAGCGAACAGTCGTACCGGCGCATCGCCGAACTGGACCGCGACCTGGAACGCACGCGCCCGACCCTCGCGAACAGCGCCACCAGCACGGCCCACAACACCGCCCAGGGGGCCGCCGAATGACCGCCGGGGCCACATCGCCGGCCACCTCGACCGCGCCCACCACCCGCCAGGTGTGGACCCGCACCCGAGGGATCGTCCTCGCCGTCGTGCTCCTCCTGGTCACCGCCGTCGCGATCGCCGTCGTCCGCTCCCAGACCCGGCACGGCGAACTCGACCCGCGCTCCGCCGACCCGAACGGCAGCCGCGCGGTCGCCGAACTCCTCGCCGACCGGGGGGTCTCCACGCGCGTGGTCACCTCGCTCGCCGCCGCACGCTCCGCCGCCGGACCGGACACCACCCTCCTCGTCGCCGTACCCGACCTGCTGACCCACCGCCAACAGGACCGGCTGCACTCCGCGACGGCCTCCTCCGGTGGTCGCACGGTCCTCGTGGCCGCCGGCAGCCGGTCCGTGGAGCGACTGGCGCCCGGCGTCGCCGCGGACCCCGCCACCAGCATCGGCTCCACGCTCGCCCCCGACTGCGCCCTGGCAGCGGCCCGGCGGGCCGGCCGCGCAGACACCGGCGGCATCCGGTACACGACCAGCCGACTCGACGCCGACTCCTGCTACCCGAGCGAACGTCTGGCCACCCTGGTCCGCGTCCCGGCATCCTCCGGGA comes from the Streptomyces sp. NBC_00820 genome and includes:
- a CDS encoding glycerophosphoryl diester phosphodiesterase membrane domain-containing protein, with translation MTDTPGWASPGSTPSSEGREPADRPDPVEPAEPAAQPEKQPQEPGSKWSDAQPPAGQWSAPTAGADSGPTPPPAGPGWGGKAPGGPTAGPGGHGGGWGGPGGHGNPGGYGAWGGGWGGPPPAAKPGVIPLRPLGVGEILDGAVSTMRTYWRTVLGISLTVAAITQLCVLLLRGLVMNEALAPDSTLNDPSATPADVFRAAGEAMVSGLVVVLISVVGTIIATALLTTVTSRAVLGKPVSAGEAWRESRSQIPKLFGLLLLLGLIGAGVLLVGAVPGIIALLLGGGEAVTIPLFAVGVLGAIAVMLWLSVRFSLASPALMLERQGVVKSMRRSAKLVHGSWWRVLGIQLLAGLIANIVSSIVVIPFTFIAVAVSGDGMTDLFGTAPQHVSWAFLIISGIGAVIGTMVTLPITAGVTVLLYIDQRIRREALDLELARAAGVQDYGTAAAPGPLPGS
- the mtnA gene encoding S-methyl-5-thioribose-1-phosphate isomerase; translation: MADQHPPTGDDKKPTAIPVLRWEEPPEGPVLVLLDQTRLPAEEVELVCTDASALVEAIRSLAVRGAPVLGIAGAYGVALAAARGFDVDEAARALEAARPTAVNLSVGVRRAEAAYRDALARSGDTTAAAAAALAAARTLHQEDAEASARMAAHGLALLGELLPGGAHRILTHCNSGSLVSGGEGTAFAVALAAHRAGQLRRLWVDETRPLLQGARLTAYEAARSGMTYTLLTDNAAGSLFAAGEVDAVLIGADRIAADGSVANKVGSYPLAVLARYHHVPFIVVAPVTTVDPRTPDGASIEVEQRPGYEVTEVMVPQAPVTGAGGGIPVAPLGTQAYNPAFDVTPPELVTAIVTEEGVVSPVTVEALAELCDKSGREALG
- a CDS encoding DUF4129 domain-containing protein is translated as MSLTGGMLTAVPALPGAAASAVRLLSRVAHAPRPEPDGSGQPPVTIPREAAREAARRELAKRMYHENDPSLLQRALNAFWHWLGRVLGTAASATPGGTIGLLVVILFVIAVLAALWWRLGTPHRPATSAAALFEDRPRTAADHRAAAEAHAAQGHWSQAVQERMRAIVRSLEERTLLDNRPGRTADEAAAEAGRSLPVHADRLRSAAREFDDVTYGGRGASEQSYRRIAELDRDLERTRPTLANSATSTAHNTAQGAAE
- a CDS encoding DUF4350 domain-containing protein, whose product is MTAGATSPATSTAPTTRQVWTRTRGIVLAVVLLLVTAVAIAVVRSQTRHGELDPRSADPNGSRAVAELLADRGVSTRVVTSLAAARSAAGPDTTLLVAVPDLLTHRQQDRLHSATASSGGRTVLVAAGSRSVERLAPGVAADPATSIGSTLAPDCALAAARRAGRADTGGIRYTTSRLDADSCYPSERLATLVRVPASSGNGDTVVLGAPDILLNDRLDEQGNASLALQLLGSRTHLVWYLPSLTDTSVTDTRDRESILDLLPSGWLWATLQLFVAAALAAFWRARRFGPLVPEKLPVAIRASETVEGRARLYRKADARDRAAAALRSTTRTRLAPLVGVPVAQAHAPEALLPALSAHLHGDGQAQHSLLFGPPPADDTALVSLTDQLDALEREVRRS